The genomic segment TCTTGCGGACATCAGAATCGTTTATGAGGGGAAGGCCCCGCCGGCAGATGTTCACCGCAACGCCTATGATCGTCTGAACCTCTCACCGGGCGAGCCCCTGCGGGCAGAAGCGGTGAGTGCGGCCCAAACTTATCTGTATCTTGCTTATCCTGAACGAGGGTATCCTCAGGCTCGGGTCACCGATCGGGAAATCATTGTGGATCACGCCACCCGTCAGGCCACTGTGACCTACCGGGTCAACCCCGGTCCCCTGGTGCGGCTGGGACCAGCCCGGTTTCAAGGGGCCCCTCACGTGCGGGAAAATTATCTGTACCGCTTTGTCACCTGGAGCCGGGGCGATATTTATGACCAGAGGCAACTGGACCAGTTCCGGCGACGGCTGTATAAAACCGGACTGTTTCGGAGTATCCATATTGAACCTGATCCGCAGGCTATTGGTGAAGAACGCCCCGTTCTTGTCCGGCTTCAACAAGCGGAACATCGCACCCTGAGCGTGGCGGCCGGTTATGCTACAGACGAAGGGGCGAGCGGGGATCTCTCTTGGGAACATCGCAACTGGCGCGGCTGGGGAGAACGCCTGTTCTTTGGTGCTCATCTGGCGGAAATTGAACAGTCCCTGAAAGGGCGTCTGGAAAAGCCCAATCATCACCGGCTGGACCAGACTTTGTCGTTTGAGACAGAACTGGCGCGGGAAAACACCGATGCCTTTGAAGCGCACACCATCGAAGCACGGGCGGCGCTGGAACGGGTGCTCAATGATCGTATTGCGGTTTCCGCCGCGGCGGAGCTGCAATACAGCGATGTAACCGAGACGACAACGGACCGGAAATTCCTGCTGGCTTCGCTGCCGTTGGGGGTGCGTTGGGACAGCTCCAATGATCTGCTCAATCCGGTGAGGGGACTACGTGCGTCCCTCATTATAGCGCCCAGTCTGATCAGGAATGGCGGCACCTTTAGCTATCTGCGCAGTGAAGTTATGCTCAGCGGGTATTATCCTCTGGCCAGAGATGGCGGTTTGGTTCTGGCTGGTCGAGCCCGGCTGGGGGCGATTGTGGGCATTGACGAGTTGTCCCTGCCCGCCAATGAGCGGTTCTATACCGGCGGTGGCGGGTCCGTGCGGGGATATGGGTTTCAGGGGATCGGGCCCCAGGACAATGAAGGCGACCCTCTGGGCGGCCGCTCAGTGGCCGAATTGGGTGGGGAATTGCGCTGGCGTCTGTCCAGAACCATCGGCATTGTGCCGTTTCTCGAAGGCGGTAATGTTTATGAAGACAATCTGCCGCAGTTCAAGGGGTTCCGCTGGGGCGCGGGGCTGGGCTTGCGTTATTATACCGGGTTCGGGCCAATCCGGCTGGATGTGGCAACGCCGCTCGACCGTCGGGATGGGGAAAGCCGGATACAGCTTTATGTCAGTCTGGGGCAGGCATTTTAATGGCACAGGAGACACAGGATAAACAGAAACCGGCCCTGTGGAGGCGTTTGGCCCTTTGGGCGCTGATCGGGGGAACGGTCTTGTTTGGACTGGCGAGTGCGGCGGTGCTGTATCTTGACAGTGCGGCGGGGCAGCGTCGTCTGGTGGCCTGGATCGAGGCGGAGACGGCGGGCGGGCCGGCGGCCGTGCAGGTGTCCGGCCTCAAAGGATCCCTGTTGGGCCGGTTAAGGGTTGATAAGGTAACGGTTTCTGATGCGCGGGGGCTCTGGGCCGAGGCCCGGGATATCCGTGTTGCGTGGCGTCCCTGGGCCCTGATCCGAAAACGCCTTTCGGTCTCAGAGGTCACGGCAGGGGCCGTGCGGCTGCATCGTCTTCCTGAAACGGTTCCGGAACAAGCCGGCACGGCCCCCTCTGCTCCTTTGGCAGTGCCGGAACTGCCGGTGGATATTGTGCTGGATAGATTTCGTTTGGCAGAAATTGATCTGGGGGCGGCCCTGCTGGGGCGCGCGGAGCGATTTCACAGCGCAGGGCGGCTGAATATATTGCGAGAGCAGGATCTTGACGTGTCCTTTCTGTTGGGACGCCTGCAAGGGGACGGAGACCGTCTCAGTCTGGATATTGCCTATCAGGAAAATCGTCGCCATTTACATCTTGATGGCATCATGAAGGCGCCGCGCGGCGGTGTTTTTGCCAAAATTCTGGGCCGGGACGACCTGCCGGATCTGGAACTGCGCCTGCACGGCGATGGCCCCTTGCGGGACTGGAGCGGCACCCTCTTGGCCCAAACAGAAAATGATGTTTTGGGACAGGCGGATATTTTTTATAAAAACCGCGTTTTCTCCCTGACTTCTGGTTTTGATCTTGATCGTTTTCTGGGAACCGATCTGGCGCAAAAGACCGGTCACAGGCTGGATTTGGCCCTTGAACTGCGTCCATCAGAAGACGTCCAGGGCCGGGAACTGGAATTCCGCCTTGAAACAGACGTTCTGAACTTTAGGATTATGGGGCCTGTGCGCCGGACGGATTTGCTGCAATTCCACGATCTTCAGGTCCGGCTGGATCTCACGGAACGTTTTGTGTTGGGGCGCGGGTCTGAGGCACTGAGCATAAAACCGGCCCGTCTTTCGGGCCGTCTGACCGGCAGTCTCGAAACGCCCCGTTTCCGATTTAACATTCCGGCCCTTGACCTGACACAGGGCGAACAATTGTCTCTTGCCACATCCCTTTCCGGCACCCTTGCGGGAGAAGCAGCGCAGATTTCCTATGATTTATCGGGGGCAGTCACAACGGTCGGGGGCAAGGTTCTCGCTTCGCTAAAACCACTTTTGGGCCCGGCGGTAAACTGGCGCCTTGCGGGACGTTATGATCCGGCGCATTTGCGTCTTGCGGCGGAGATCATCCGACTTGACGGCAAGCTGCTGAACCTGCACGGGGGTGGTGATATGACGGGTGCGGGGGACATTTTCACCGGCAGGGTTGATCTGCGGCTGAACAATCTTCGCCCGCTTGTCCCGGCAGCAGCAGGGGCACTCAGGGCGGCAGTTGATATCTATCGTAATGGCGTGGATGAACCGGTGCGGCTTTCCCTGGAAGCCGCCAGTGAGAATCTGAATTTTGACGATGCTGTTCTCAGGCAGATTGTGGGGCCGGCGGTGACACTGAACTCACGCCTGACGGTATCTCCTGCGGGGGATGTAACTTTGGAAAACCTTGATCTCAATGCCCGTCACGTGACGGCGCAGGCGGAACTTGCGATAAAAGGGGAAGCGCAGGCCGTGCAGGGCACGTATCAGATTGCCCTGCGGGATCTGGAGCAGGCAAATCTTCCGGGCGGCCTTCGTTTTAAAGGCGGGCTTGCCATGTCAGGAACATTTGATGGCACGATTTTGGCGCCGGCGCTGTCAATGCGCAGTCGTCTTGGTGCCCTGGATCTTCAGGGGGTGAGTTTTGAAGATGTGGTGGTGGCCGCCAGGGCGGAAAGTCTTCTGAGTGTACCGCGTCTACGCCTTGACCTGTCGGGGGGGTCCGCTCTGGGCCCGCTCCGCGGACATCTTCAGATCGAGGGCGCCCCGAAAGGGGGAATGAAGGTGCCGGAGTTTATCGTCACAATGGGCATGTTTAGGGCAGAAGGACAGTTTGAGCGGCGTTCAGCCGCCGCCCCGGTTCTGGGTCGGCTCCGCCTCAACCTTGTAGAAGGAGGGGAAATTCCGGCGGACAGGCCGGTTCTTGACGCGGAACATTTGGAAATGACCGCGCTTTTTTCAGCGGCAGGAGCCGCCCGGACCGAGGATCAAAAGATTGATATAAGCGGCCAGATTGGCCGGTTGCGCCATGTCCTGCCCGGGGGCGATCTTTTCCTTCTGGAGCGGGGCATGCTGGAAGGCCGTATGGTGTTTGGCCCGTCAGGGCCGGCCATTACGGCGTCCGGGCGTCTGGAGAACCTGTCACATCCGCGCCTGGAGCTCAGCCGCTTGAGCCTCGAACTAAAACAGGAGCATCAGGCCATTCGCTATCACGTGTCGGCCCGGGGCACACCGGCATTGCCGATGGATCTTGTTCTGGATGGGCAGGTTGCCCCCGGGCTAGAAAACGAATGGCGGCTTATGGCGGAAATTTTCGGAACGCTCAATGAGCAACCGCTCCTGTTCCAGAACCCTCTGGTATTTTCCTGGAAGGGGGAGAATATGGCTTTACAGCCCCTGGCGGTACAATTTGGCAAGGGGCAGCTTATAACCGCCTTTACCAAAACGGCCCAACTTCTGGACACACGCCTTGAGGCCAAGGCATTGGACCTGCGGCCCCTGCACCGGTTTTTCCCCGACATGCCCCTAAGTGGCGTGATCAACGGGAGACTGGAATTTTCCGCCACCCCCGACAGGAGCACCGGACAGCTGAAGTTTCAGCTTCATGATCTGACCTCACCACAACATCTGTTTGCCGTCGATCCGGCGTTGCATCTTGATTTTGAGGGCCGTCTTAGGGACCGGCGGATCACCCTTGAGAGTCGTCTTGAGTTGCCTGAAACCTTTAGGACCACGCTGTCTGTCCGCCTTCCCGGCCTGTTTGACTTTACGCAGTTGAAACTGGACATTCCCGATGATCAGCCATTGCAGGGACGGGTGTCGCTGAGCGGCGATGTGGGGGCGGTTTGGCCGGTGTTGAATCTGTATCATCATGATGTATCGGGCAGGGTGGACGGCCAGTTCGCTCTGTCGGGCAGTCTGGACGAGCCGGAGGTGTCAGGCCGTGTGGAGATGAAGAAGGGGCGTTATGAAAACACCCAGATTGGTTTTGTGGCGCAGGACATCTCTTTGCAGGCCGAAATGCAGGACCGGCAACTGAGAATCAGGGATCTGAGGGCCACGGACGGCGCCGCGGGACGCATCAGGGCGGCGGGCACGGTGCAGATCCTTGAGGATTATCGCTATGACCTGGCTTTGGCGCTCAAGGCGGAACAGACCCGCATTGTTCGTCAACCCACCCTTGAGCTGATGGCATCGGCGGATCTGGCCCTGCGTAAGACGGGGCGGGATATCCGTCTTAACGGCGAGGTAACAGTGGATCGGGGAGATATCAGTCTGGCGCTTCGGGGTTCCAGCGATATCATCGAGGCGGATGTGATCGAAATTAACGGCACCGGGGAGGCACAGGCTCTGCAAGACGCCGGACGGCGGCGTCTCGGGCCGCTTCTGCTGGATGTTGATCTGAAGGCCCCGGGAAAGATTTTTATCCGGGGGCGGGGGCTGGACTCGGAGTGGCGCGGAGATCTGGATATCACCGGAACCTCGGACCGGCCAGTGGTGGAGGGGAGTATTTCCCTGGTGCGGGGATTTTTTGATTTTTCCGGGAAACGTTTTGCCCTCAGCCGCGGAGAGATTACTTTTCCGGGGGATGGCAGCAACGATCCCCGCCTGGATATCACGGCGGAACTGGCGCTGTCTGATCTTGTGGCCATGATTCACATTGGCGGGCGGGCCAGTCAGCCGGATCTGACGGTAACCTCCACCCCCGAGCTGCCGCAGGAAGAGGTATTGGCTCGCATTCTCTTCGGTACCAGTGTCACGGAGCTTTCCCCGCTGGAAGCCCTGCAACTGGCGTCCTCCATCCAGGCCCTGTCCGGGGACGGAGGGCCGGGGGTGGTGGATCAGTTGCGCGGCAGCATCGGCTTTGACCGTCTGATATTCGGGTCGGCAGGAACCGCAGACGATCGGGAGTACGGCACAACGGTGTCCGGCGGGAAATATCTGACCAACAATATTTATGTGGAAGTGACCACATCCCCGGCAACAGGGGCAATGGCGCAGAGTGTGGAGGTGGAGCTCAGCGACAACCTTTCCCTGATCACCCGTCGCGGTCTGGACCGGGAAAACAGTCTGGCGATCCGCTGGTCCTGGGATTATTAGAGTGAATTGTGAATAGGTTGACCCAATTCACGCTAAATCTGACAAGGTTGTGCGCCGTTTCAGTTCATTAATTCTTCTTGCGCCCGGCTGGAAACTCCGGTTATGTAAAAAAGAAAAACAGAAAAAGAACGGGGGGCTTGGGATGGGCGCATGGCAATGGACCTGATCATAACAAAATTATTCCCGCCGGTAAGCAAGCCTTCCCGGGTGGTCCGGCCACATCTTGAAAAACTTCTAAATAAAAATGCCCTGCGCCGGGTTACTCTGATTTCCGCCGGAGCGGGGTTTGGCAAATCCACACTGATGACCGAATGGTACCGCACCCTACAGGGCCAGGGGGTGGCGGTAGCATGGATTTCTTTGGACGTCCGGGATCAGGATCAGGGACAATTGCTGAGCTATCTCATCGAAGCCCTGAGAATGGCCGGGGCCGTAGAAGGCAAAACCGCTGAAAATTTGTTGCAGAACAAACGCGAAAACCGCTTTTTTTCGGTTCTGGGGGCATTAATTAACGAGATGGCCGCCTTACAGGGAACAGTGGTTCTGTTTCTGGATGATTATCATTTTGCCGATTGTGCAGAAACCAGCCGGATCATGGTAAACTTTATCAGTCTGGCCCCGCCCAACGTTCATTTTGTCATAGCCAGCCGCAGTCGACCGCAATTGCCGCTGGCGACCCTGAAGGTTCATGAGGACCTGATGGTTCTTTCGGAAAAGGAGTTGCGCTTTTCGGACCGGGAAGCGGCTGAATTTATGCAGGATCGCAGGGGGCTGAACATTTCCGAACACAGTCTGCGTCGCCTGATCCAGTCCACGGAAGGGTGGGTGGCAGGGTTGCAATTGATCTCGCTTGCGGTGCGGGACAAGCGAATGGATGAACATCTGCTTCGGCAGTTTTCCGGCAGCAGCCGGGATGTGGTGGACTTTCTGGCCCATAATGTTTTTTCCCATCAGCCGGAACATATACGGACGTTCATGATGCGCACTGCCGTGCCGGAACGGTTTAACGCGGAACTCTGCGAATGCCTGACCGGCGAGACAGACGCGCAGGATGCCCTGGAATATCTTGAGGATAATAATCTGTTTATTATTCCGCTGGATGAAGGCCGCGGCTGGTACAGATATCATCATTTGTACCGGGAGTTTCTGCTCACTCAGTTAAAACGTTATCACAAGGAAGAACTGGCTTCCCTCCAGCGTACCGCCAGCCAGTGGTTTGCCGATGCCGGCCTGATTGTGGAGGCCGTTTCCCTGGCCGATGAAAGCGGGGATTACGATTATCTGGCAACTCTTGTGGGACAGCATGCGGAAAACATTCTGATCCGCGGGCATATGCCGCTGCTGCTGGACTGGGTGAGGAAAATTCCCGAAAATATCGCCCGCACCAAACCGCTGATTTCGGTTTATGAGGGATACGCCTTGTTCCACATGCGCCGTCCGGTCGAAGCGGCCAGTGCGGGTTATCGGGCCGAGGAAATTATCCGGGAAGCGGAAAAAGCCGGCAGTATTCCTGTGGAAGAACTTGTGCGGCTCAAGCAGGAAGTCAAGGTGATCAAGGCCGGGGTGGCTATTGCCTCGGACGATGTGGAGCAGGCGAAAAAATATGCTTCCGTGCCGCTGCAGACCACGGTGGAAAAAAGCGGTTTCATGGTGGGGGCCATGAAAAATATGCTGGGATATGCCTGTGCGTCCCTGAACAAATTTGATGCGGCGCGCGAGGCCCTGCTTGAGGCACGAAAAGCACATGAACAGGTCAATTCGGTTTATGGCGTGGTATATGCGGACTGTTTTCTGGGAATGGCCGAGATGGCGATGGGACATCTGCAGGATGCCTATGAGCTGTTTTTGCATGCCGAGAAAGTTTCCCGCGGGGACAGGTTGCCCAATTCTCCGGCCATCGCTGTGAGCCGATTGTATCAGGGGCTGGTATGTTATGAATGGGGCGATCTGGGAAAAGCTCTCAATTTGATCACGGAAAATATCGAACTTGTGGATGAGTGCGGACAGGCAGAGGCGCCGATCACGGGCTATATCGTTCTGGCCCGTTTGTACCGGGCGTTGGGACAACCGGAAAAGGTGTATGAGCCGCTGGAGGCCGCATCCCGGATTTGCCGTGAGGATGAACTGCATCGCCTTCATGTGCTGACGGAATATGAATATATCCGCCAGCTTCTTGTGGATGGTTTTCTGCCCGAGGCGCAGGATCGGGCGCGGCTGGCTGGTGTAATGCCGGATGATATTGACGCGGACCTGAAAACGGCGGAATGGGACAGGGTTAAATGTGTCCGTTTCCTGATCAAATCCAGATTGTTGCTGGCGCTCGGGCGGGAAGATCAGGCCATTTCTTTGTTGCAGCATCTGAAAACGCTGGCCCTGGCGGTTCGTCGCCGTCGGCGCGCACTTGAGATCATGGCGCTGCTGGCCCGGGCCTATTTGCAGAAAGGCGAACGGGCAGAGGCGTTGAATATGCTGGATCACGCCCTGCGGTTGGCCCGTCCGGAGAAATATATCCGGCTGTTTGCGGATGAGGGACAGGAAATCGGCAGGCTGCTGGCTATGTGGCTGGCGGCGCCGACCTTGCGGGAGCCGGAGCTGCACGCCACTGGCGCGCAGATACTGGCGGCGTTTGAGGGAGAACATCCCAGGGGCCAGGGAACGGTCATATCCCCGCCCCAGCCCATAAAAACACAGCCCATAAAAACACAGCCCATAAAAACACTGCCTGGGAAAATACTGTCTGGAGAAACGGGGCATGTTCTGCTTGAGCCGCTGAGTGAGCGGGAAGTGCAGGTTCTGACCCTCTTATCCAAGGGATATTCCAACCAGAAAATCGGCCAAAGTCTGTCCATTGCCGAAAATACGGTCAAATGGCATATCCGGAATCTGTTTGAAAAACTGGGGGTCAAGAACCGCACCTCCGCCGTTCTGGCGGCCCAGAACCTCAACCTGATCTGAAATTCGATTCCCACACTTTCGGGTGGGGGGATTTTTTTTATCCTTCCCTACTTTTGTGTCGGGTGAACAAGGCCACGCCGGTTTACCTTTTCCACAAATTAATTCCACAACTTAAAGTTCCGGCGGACTTTGACGCCGGATGGTATAGGGAAAAGGGATCTGATGAAACTTACAGAATATGCCGAATATGACGGGCTGGGCCTGGCGGAACTGGTCAGAAGCG from the Luteithermobacter gelatinilyticus genome contains:
- a CDS encoding translocation/assembly module TamB domain-containing protein; the protein is MAQETQDKQKPALWRRLALWALIGGTVLFGLASAAVLYLDSAAGQRRLVAWIEAETAGGPAAVQVSGLKGSLLGRLRVDKVTVSDARGLWAEARDIRVAWRPWALIRKRLSVSEVTAGAVRLHRLPETVPEQAGTAPSAPLAVPELPVDIVLDRFRLAEIDLGAALLGRAERFHSAGRLNILREQDLDVSFLLGRLQGDGDRLSLDIAYQENRRHLHLDGIMKAPRGGVFAKILGRDDLPDLELRLHGDGPLRDWSGTLLAQTENDVLGQADIFYKNRVFSLTSGFDLDRFLGTDLAQKTGHRLDLALELRPSEDVQGRELEFRLETDVLNFRIMGPVRRTDLLQFHDLQVRLDLTERFVLGRGSEALSIKPARLSGRLTGSLETPRFRFNIPALDLTQGEQLSLATSLSGTLAGEAAQISYDLSGAVTTVGGKVLASLKPLLGPAVNWRLAGRYDPAHLRLAAEIIRLDGKLLNLHGGGDMTGAGDIFTGRVDLRLNNLRPLVPAAAGALRAAVDIYRNGVDEPVRLSLEAASENLNFDDAVLRQIVGPAVTLNSRLTVSPAGDVTLENLDLNARHVTAQAELAIKGEAQAVQGTYQIALRDLEQANLPGGLRFKGGLAMSGTFDGTILAPALSMRSRLGALDLQGVSFEDVVVAARAESLLSVPRLRLDLSGGSALGPLRGHLQIEGAPKGGMKVPEFIVTMGMFRAEGQFERRSAAAPVLGRLRLNLVEGGEIPADRPVLDAEHLEMTALFSAAGAARTEDQKIDISGQIGRLRHVLPGGDLFLLERGMLEGRMVFGPSGPAITASGRLENLSHPRLELSRLSLELKQEHQAIRYHVSARGTPALPMDLVLDGQVAPGLENEWRLMAEIFGTLNEQPLLFQNPLVFSWKGENMALQPLAVQFGKGQLITAFTKTAQLLDTRLEAKALDLRPLHRFFPDMPLSGVINGRLEFSATPDRSTGQLKFQLHDLTSPQHLFAVDPALHLDFEGRLRDRRITLESRLELPETFRTTLSVRLPGLFDFTQLKLDIPDDQPLQGRVSLSGDVGAVWPVLNLYHHDVSGRVDGQFALSGSLDEPEVSGRVEMKKGRYENTQIGFVAQDISLQAEMQDRQLRIRDLRATDGAAGRIRAAGTVQILEDYRYDLALALKAEQTRIVRQPTLELMASADLALRKTGRDIRLNGEVTVDRGDISLALRGSSDIIEADVIEINGTGEAQALQDAGRRRLGPLLLDVDLKAPGKIFIRGRGLDSEWRGDLDITGTSDRPVVEGSISLVRGFFDFSGKRFALSRGEITFPGDGSNDPRLDITAELALSDLVAMIHIGGRASQPDLTVTSTPELPQEEVLARILFGTSVTELSPLEALQLASSIQALSGDGGPGVVDQLRGSIGFDRLIFGSAGTADDREYGTTVSGGKYLTNNIYVEVTTSPATGAMAQSVEVELSDNLSLITRRGLDRENSLAIRWSWDY
- a CDS encoding LuxR C-terminal-related transcriptional regulator encodes the protein MAMDLIITKLFPPVSKPSRVVRPHLEKLLNKNALRRVTLISAGAGFGKSTLMTEWYRTLQGQGVAVAWISLDVRDQDQGQLLSYLIEALRMAGAVEGKTAENLLQNKRENRFFSVLGALINEMAALQGTVVLFLDDYHFADCAETSRIMVNFISLAPPNVHFVIASRSRPQLPLATLKVHEDLMVLSEKELRFSDREAAEFMQDRRGLNISEHSLRRLIQSTEGWVAGLQLISLAVRDKRMDEHLLRQFSGSSRDVVDFLAHNVFSHQPEHIRTFMMRTAVPERFNAELCECLTGETDAQDALEYLEDNNLFIIPLDEGRGWYRYHHLYREFLLTQLKRYHKEELASLQRTASQWFADAGLIVEAVSLADESGDYDYLATLVGQHAENILIRGHMPLLLDWVRKIPENIARTKPLISVYEGYALFHMRRPVEAASAGYRAEEIIREAEKAGSIPVEELVRLKQEVKVIKAGVAIASDDVEQAKKYASVPLQTTVEKSGFMVGAMKNMLGYACASLNKFDAAREALLEARKAHEQVNSVYGVVYADCFLGMAEMAMGHLQDAYELFLHAEKVSRGDRLPNSPAIAVSRLYQGLVCYEWGDLGKALNLITENIELVDECGQAEAPITGYIVLARLYRALGQPEKVYEPLEAASRICREDELHRLHVLTEYEYIRQLLVDGFLPEAQDRARLAGVMPDDIDADLKTAEWDRVKCVRFLIKSRLLLALGREDQAISLLQHLKTLALAVRRRRRALEIMALLARAYLQKGERAEALNMLDHALRLARPEKYIRLFADEGQEIGRLLAMWLAAPTLREPELHATGAQILAAFEGEHPRGQGTVISPPQPIKTQPIKTQPIKTLPGKILSGETGHVLLEPLSEREVQVLTLLSKGYSNQKIGQSLSIAENTVKWHIRNLFEKLGVKNRTSAVLAAQNLNLI
- a CDS encoding autotransporter assembly complex protein TamA yields the protein MRYSLDVAGFNAGVPDRVKEDFEAHSVLKKHQGEPLLLVANLRARVNQDVDLLRRILRAEGYYDSVIRQRISRRNNRFEVQIHFDPGPRYVLADIRIVYEGKAPPADVHRNAYDRLNLSPGEPLRAEAVSAAQTYLYLAYPERGYPQARVTDREIIVDHATRQATVTYRVNPGPLVRLGPARFQGAPHVRENYLYRFVTWSRGDIYDQRQLDQFRRRLYKTGLFRSIHIEPDPQAIGEERPVLVRLQQAEHRTLSVAAGYATDEGASGDLSWEHRNWRGWGERLFFGAHLAEIEQSLKGRLEKPNHHRLDQTLSFETELARENTDAFEAHTIEARAALERVLNDRIAVSAAAELQYSDVTETTTDRKFLLASLPLGVRWDSSNDLLNPVRGLRASLIIAPSLIRNGGTFSYLRSEVMLSGYYPLARDGGLVLAGRARLGAIVGIDELSLPANERFYTGGGGSVRGYGFQGIGPQDNEGDPLGGRSVAELGGELRWRLSRTIGIVPFLEGGNVYEDNLPQFKGFRWGAGLGLRYYTGFGPIRLDVATPLDRRDGESRIQLYVSLGQAF